In a single window of the Thermodesulfovibrionales bacterium genome:
- a CDS encoding MqnA/MqnD/SBP family protein — GGQVVRTIDEYIRESVEYAFSHREETKTYIKSHSRELDDEVIEKHIRLYVNGYTLDLGDEGRRAIEELMRRAGERGLF; from the coding sequence GGCGGGCAGGTGGTAAGGACAATTGATGAATATATCAGGGAGAGCGTCGAATATGCCTTCTCTCACCGCGAGGAGACAAAGACATATATCAAGTCCCATTCCCGGGAACTCGATGATGAGGTGATAGAAAAGCATATCCGGTTATATGTAAATGGATATACCCTTGATTTGGGTGACGAGGGCAGGCGAGCCATAGAGGAACTCATGCGCCGGGCCGGGGAGAGGGGGCTGTTCTGA
- a CDS encoding YbgC/FadM family acyl-CoA thioesterase yields MDEVSFEKRIYYHDTDCGGVVYYANYLKHLEEARTEFFSGRGVDLKKMAENGTFFVVARVEIEYKSPAQYQDILRILTRAEKVRATALRFSQRILKNDVTVVEAKTVLVCVDRNFRPRPLPEEVAESL; encoded by the coding sequence ATGGACGAGGTTTCCTTCGAAAAGAGAATCTACTATCACGACACCGATTGCGGCGGAGTCGTTTACTATGCAAATTATCTGAAGCATCTCGAAGAGGCACGCACGGAATTTTTTTCAGGGAGAGGCGTGGATCTGAAAAAGATGGCCGAGAACGGTACGTTCTTTGTCGTTGCGAGAGTTGAGATAGAGTATAAATCGCCGGCACAGTATCAGGACATCCTCAGGATACTCACCAGGGCCGAAAAGGTGAGGGCTACGGCACTTCGGTTTTCCCAGCGCATCCTGAAAAACGATGTCACCGTGGTCGAGGCAAAGACGGTATTGGTCTGTGTCGACAGGAATTTTAGACCGAGACCCCTACCCGAAGAAGTCGCCGAATCTCTCTGA
- a CDS encoding inositol monophosphatase family protein: MVHRIFDAVKERLLARLPGERFGPRMQRPLGIGAAGDKTFPVDKIAEDIVISEFESSGLPFTVISEEGGYREIHGGGRKVLIDPIDGSKNAISGIPFYCTSIAVAEGDTIGSIETAFVLNVITGDTFLAEKGKGAFLNDERISTQKDERFSLIAYEAETPGKDIPGIIPLLSKSSKTRCLGTTALDLAYVAYGSVSVFVCPSPSRSFDFAGGWLLVEEAGGIFSDLRGNSLEGIELGLRKSTPLLASGNRQLHDNALRILGGG, encoded by the coding sequence ATGGTTCATAGAATCTTCGACGCTGTCAAAGAAAGGCTTCTCGCCCGGTTGCCGGGGGAGCGGTTCGGCCCCCGCATGCAGAGGCCCCTCGGAATCGGAGCTGCCGGAGATAAGACCTTCCCCGTGGACAAGATTGCAGAGGACATCGTCATCTCCGAATTCGAATCGAGCGGGCTTCCCTTCACGGTTATTTCCGAAGAAGGAGGGTACAGGGAGATACATGGCGGCGGACGGAAAGTCCTCATTGATCCCATAGACGGGAGCAAGAATGCTATCTCGGGAATACCCTTTTACTGTACATCTATCGCCGTCGCGGAAGGCGACACTATCGGCAGCATCGAAACGGCGTTCGTGCTGAACGTAATTACCGGTGATACATTCCTGGCGGAGAAGGGCAAGGGGGCATTTCTCAACGATGAAAGAATATCCACGCAGAAGGACGAAAGATTTTCTCTCATCGCCTACGAAGCTGAGACGCCCGGCAAGGACATCCCCGGGATCATCCCGTTGCTATCGAAGTCGAGTAAGACGCGGTGTCTCGGGACCACCGCCCTCGACCTCGCTTACGTCGCATACGGCTCCGTAAGCGTCTTTGTCTGCCCTTCCCCTTCGAGGAGTTTCGATTTTGCCGGAGGATGGCTTCTCGTGGAAGAGGCAGGCGGTATTTTTTCCGACTTGCGGGGGAATTCCCTGGAAGGTATCGAACTGGGGCTCAGGAAGAGCACACCGCTCCTGGCTTCAGGGAACAGGCAGCTCCATGATAACGCATTGCGAATCCTCGGGGGCGGTTGA
- a CDS encoding ferredoxin, whose protein sequence is MAVPVVDMDLCIGCGTCVELCPEVFELRDDKAWVIGADKCGSCDCEAAANSCPVEAIKFE, encoded by the coding sequence ATGGCGGTACCGGTTGTTGACATGGATCTCTGTATCGGCTGCGGGACATGCGTTGAGTTGTGTCCCGAGGTATTCGAGCTTAGGGACGACAAGGCCTGGGTTATCGGGGCTGACAAGTGCGGAAGCTGTGATTGTGAGGCAGCGGCGAACTCATGTCCCGTTGAGGCGATAAAGTTCGAATAA
- the yrfG gene encoding GMP/IMP nucleotidase, with amino-acid sequence MKHPLKRIPLWGAEIRFVLLDMDGTLLDKHFDDYFWEHLVPEKYAEKFGIPFNRAKEELLLKYKHHEGTLNWTDIDFWSRELDLDIPALKEQIRHLIEVHPGVEDFLKLLKDHEKRVYLVTNAHLKVLDLKMRKTDIGRHFDACITSFEIGYPKEDMRFWEKAEKRIGFDRTRTLFIDDTEEILKTARRFGIRYLLFKTLASSRKKPSPSKEFLTIGDFTDLLP; translated from the coding sequence GTGAAACACCCCCTGAAGCGTATTCCCCTCTGGGGGGCTGAGATTCGGTTCGTCCTCCTTGATATGGACGGAACCCTCCTTGATAAACACTTCGACGATTATTTCTGGGAACACCTCGTGCCCGAAAAGTATGCGGAGAAGTTCGGCATACCTTTCAACCGGGCAAAGGAAGAACTGCTCCTGAAATACAAACACCACGAGGGCACGCTTAACTGGACGGACATCGATTTTTGGTCGAGGGAGCTTGACCTCGACATCCCTGCGTTAAAAGAGCAGATAAGGCACCTCATCGAGGTTCACCCTGGTGTGGAGGATTTCCTGAAACTGCTGAAAGACCATGAGAAAAGAGTCTACCTCGTGACGAATGCGCATCTCAAGGTTCTCGATCTGAAGATGAGGAAGACAGATATCGGCAGACACTTCGATGCCTGCATCACGTCCTTCGAGATAGGCTATCCCAAGGAGGATATGCGGTTTTGGGAGAAGGCGGAGAAGAGAATCGGCTTTGACAGGACGAGAACTCTCTTCATCGACGACACGGAGGAGATACTGAAAACGGCACGCCGATTCGGCATACGCTATCTTCTTTTCAAGACACTGGCCTCTTCCCGGAAGAAGCCTTCTCCGTCAAAAGAGTTTCTGACAATAGGCGACTTCACAGATCTCCTCCCGTAA
- a CDS encoding DUF1284 domain-containing protein, whose amino-acid sequence MPRLRGHHLICLHFFHGTGYDEDFVVNLMRVTESLRHEKIEIVHGPDDVCRKCRHLERERCGYSEDADGEMERMDSLALRLLTASRGERIEWDVIRKRLPGLFSGWYESCCTGCDWRRACEQDALYRELRMGP is encoded by the coding sequence ATGCCGAGACTCCGGGGTCATCATCTCATCTGTCTCCACTTCTTTCATGGAACGGGCTACGATGAGGATTTTGTCGTCAATCTCATGAGAGTCACCGAGTCCCTAAGGCACGAAAAGATCGAAATCGTCCATGGACCAGATGACGTCTGTAGAAAATGTCGGCACCTTGAGCGAGAACGGTGCGGATACAGTGAGGACGCAGACGGGGAAATGGAGCGGATGGATAGTCTGGCCCTGAGACTGCTGACGGCCTCCCGGGGAGAACGGATCGAATGGGATGTGATACGGAAACGGCTGCCGGGACTGTTCTCCGGGTGGTATGAATCATGCTGTACCGGCTGCGACTGGAGACGTGCTTGTGAGCAGGATGCCCTTTACAGAGAATTACGGATGGGGCCGTGA
- a CDS encoding HD domain-containing phosphohydrolase: MAGAGIKKTTAEDIRNKIRLLNLLNTFVILSFLFVVIRYVDSPFQKWLSFLPDMSIALILILVAVLAVIGLYLSRVLSGQIIHEIEDYSAKLDSVLTLTRDVREEMYGDILLNKILDCALAVTRSAAGSILLLDGEGLVYKIVKGFPSQELLGRDIPRDAGIAGWALKQGEPAIIGDAQKDERYNSDIDEFHGYAARSVLCVPLKTKSSPIGVIEIMSREQDFFMMRDLEMISYLSDQAALSIERSKFFDDQRNYEIHLTDILIDTLDRFISDREGHSKRVARFATVIATALNFSEERKRRLYFASLLHDIGFLRLGPEKNSQKESYTLHPVTGYDMLSPISFYKDIAPFILHHHERYDGLGYPGNLRGDKIPLESRIIAIAEAFDSMVDKVSYKASVAFDDALSELVKNRGGQFDPELVDLFIANVKPLD; the protein is encoded by the coding sequence GTGGCAGGGGCAGGGATCAAGAAGACCACGGCGGAAGACATCAGGAACAAAATCAGACTCCTGAACCTGCTCAACACCTTCGTTATTCTCTCTTTTCTCTTCGTCGTCATCAGGTATGTCGACAGTCCCTTTCAGAAATGGTTGAGTTTTCTGCCGGATATGTCGATCGCCCTTATATTGATTCTCGTCGCGGTCCTCGCGGTCATAGGCCTCTATCTCTCGAGGGTCCTCTCAGGACAGATCATTCACGAAATCGAAGACTACAGTGCAAAGCTCGACAGCGTCCTCACGCTCACTCGTGACGTCAGGGAAGAGATGTACGGCGATATCCTTCTCAACAAGATCCTGGACTGTGCGCTTGCCGTTACCAGGTCTGCGGCAGGCTCCATCCTACTCTTGGACGGAGAAGGCCTCGTCTATAAGATCGTGAAGGGCTTCCCTTCCCAGGAACTCCTCGGAAGGGATATCCCGAGGGACGCAGGCATCGCGGGCTGGGCATTAAAACAAGGGGAGCCTGCCATAATCGGAGATGCGCAGAAGGACGAAAGATACAATTCGGATATTGACGAGTTCCACGGATACGCGGCGCGCTCGGTTCTCTGTGTCCCCCTTAAGACAAAGTCATCGCCCATCGGTGTTATCGAGATTATGAGTAGGGAACAGGATTTCTTCATGATGAGGGATCTCGAGATGATATCCTACCTCTCCGACCAGGCGGCTCTTTCGATCGAAAGGTCGAAGTTCTTTGATGATCAGAGGAACTACGAGATTCATCTCACGGACATACTCATCGACACGCTCGACCGTTTCATATCGGACCGGGAGGGCCATTCAAAAAGAGTCGCACGGTTTGCCACGGTCATCGCAACGGCCCTCAATTTTTCCGAGGAGCGAAAGAGGAGGCTCTATTTCGCTAGTCTCCTCCACGACATCGGGTTCTTGCGCCTCGGTCCGGAAAAGAACTCCCAGAAAGAGTCCTATACCCTGCATCCGGTAACGGGCTATGATATGCTGAGCCCGATAAGTTTCTATAAAGACATCGCTCCTTTCATACTCCACCACCATGAGAGATACGACGGGCTCGGATATCCCGGGAACCTCAGGGGCGATAAGATCCCTCTCGAGTCGAGAATAATTGCGATCGCAGAAGCGTTTGATTCCATGGTTGACAAGGTGTCTTACAAGGCTTCCGTAGCATTCGATGACGCCTTGAGTGAACTGGTGAAAAACAGGGGGGGGCAGTTCGATCCGGAGCTGGTCGACCTCTTTATAGCGAATGTCAAGCCCTTAGACTAG